The Megalops cyprinoides isolate fMegCyp1 chromosome 12, fMegCyp1.pri, whole genome shotgun sequence genome contains a region encoding:
- the LOC118786926 gene encoding TMF-regulated nuclear protein 1-like translates to MERLGGSRVLLSSLPERKRNNKESSLFCKRILQPDMKGRCHDTEDMDPEPEPETEPKPVPAASSSSSCAASASTRRSISMGDFRRVGPQARSDPPSAATTAPSSKLVTPSSSMEFEAARRRLLEVEERQRVIREMESRLEELRQVFVRSEQEVVEHGELVARIATAAQQGELYAAENGQRLKKGLRFKKHRPTIVFSSMLGLRTCLPWPMKLK, encoded by the coding sequence ATGGAGCGGCTTGGAGGCAGCAGGGTGCTGTTGTCATCACTCccggagaggaagagaaacaacAAGGAGAGCAGCCTTTTCTGCAAGAGGATCCTGCAGCCAGACATGAAGGGCCGCTGCCATGACACCGAGGACATGGACCCTGAGCCGGAGCCCGAGACCGAGCCCAAACCCGTCCCTGCggcctcctcctcatcctcctgcGCCGCCTCCGCTTCCACGCGTCGCTCCATCTCCATGGGGGACTTCCGGCGGGTGGGCCCCCAGGCCAGGTCGGATCCCCCATCGGCCGCCAccactgccccctcctccaAGCTGGTGACGCCCAGCTCCAGCATGGAGTTTGAGGCGGCGCGGCGGCggctgctggaggtggaggagaggcaGCGGGTCATCCGCGAGATGGAGAGCCGGCTGGAGGAGCTGCGGCAGGTCTTCGTGCGCTCTGAGCAGGAGGTGGTGGAGCACGGCGAGCTGGTGGCCCGCATCGCTACTGCCGCCCAGCAGGGAGAGCTCTATGCCGCCGAGAACGGCCAGCGCCTCAAGAAGGGCCTGCGTTTCAAGAAGCACCGGCCCACCATCGTCTTCTCGTCCATGCTGGGACTCCGGACGTGCCTGCCCTGGCCCATGAAGCTCAAGTAg